Proteins encoded within one genomic window of Nordella sp. HKS 07:
- a CDS encoding type 1 glutamine amidotransferase, producing the protein MKLLVFQHLAVEHPAVLREFLKEDGIVWDAVELDEGGVIPPLEAYDMLWVMGGPMDVWDVEEHPWLIPEKRAIRTWVRDLKRPFLGVCLGHQLLADALGGTCGPQRPPEVGILDIELTEAGKSDPVFSGLPHKMKALQWHSVKVAQAPEDALVLARSDVCAIQAMRIGRHAYSMQYHVELEPSTIPDWGKVPAYEAALAKVRGSGALEALAREAEPLMPGFIANASTLYRSFMDVAAPAIAK; encoded by the coding sequence ATGAAACTCCTCGTCTTCCAGCATCTCGCTGTCGAACACCCCGCCGTCCTGCGCGAATTCCTGAAGGAGGACGGCATCGTCTGGGACGCTGTCGAGCTCGACGAAGGCGGCGTCATCCCGCCGCTCGAGGCCTATGACATGCTCTGGGTCATGGGCGGGCCGATGGATGTGTGGGACGTCGAGGAGCATCCCTGGCTCATCCCCGAGAAGCGCGCCATCCGCACATGGGTGCGCGACCTGAAGCGGCCCTTCCTCGGTGTGTGCCTCGGCCATCAGCTCCTTGCCGATGCCCTGGGAGGCACCTGTGGTCCGCAGCGCCCGCCGGAGGTGGGCATTCTCGATATCGAGCTCACCGAGGCCGGCAAGAGCGATCCCGTTTTCTCGGGCCTGCCGCACAAGATGAAAGCCCTGCAGTGGCATAGTGTGAAGGTGGCCCAGGCGCCCGAAGACGCTCTCGTCCTGGCGCGCTCTGATGTGTGCGCGATCCAGGCGATGCGCATCGGCCGCCACGCTTATTCGATGCAATATCATGTCGAGCTCGAGCCCTCGACCATTCCCGACTGGGGCAAGGTGCCGGCCTATGAGGCAGCGCTCGCCAAGGTGCGCGGATCCGGTGCGCTCGAAGCGCTCGCCCGCGAGGCCGAGCCGCTGATGCCCGGCTTCATCGCCAATGCCAGCACGCTCTATCGCAGCTTCATGGATGTGGCAGCCCCTGCGATAGCAAAGTAG
- a CDS encoding glycerophosphodiester phosphodiesterase family protein yields the protein MRKFLRWASIAVFGLALFIFLNNTNLMTPADDGKPELLAHRGVAQRYTPEGIDNETCTATRIVAPKHDYLENTIASMKAAYEAGADMVEFDIHPTTDGQFAVFHDWTLDCRTNGTGVTREHSMAELKALDIGYGYTADGGKTFPLRGKGVGLMPTLEEVLSTFSDRQLMINVKSNDPKEGELLADVLMKLSPERRKALIVYGGDRPITALKQRLPDIAVFSKESLKACLYPYIAYGWSGLMPSACSDTALLVPINIAPWLWGWPNRFLGRMEDAGTRVFALGPMRKGDGTAGIDSLEELDQLPKDYTGGIWTNEIGLIADKLRAEGRL from the coding sequence TTGCGCAAGTTCCTACGCTGGGCGTCGATCGCCGTTTTCGGGCTCGCCCTATTCATATTTCTCAACAACACCAATCTCATGACGCCCGCCGATGACGGCAAGCCGGAACTCCTGGCTCACCGCGGCGTCGCCCAGCGCTATACGCCGGAAGGCATAGACAACGAAACCTGCACAGCAACACGTATCGTCGCCCCCAAGCACGATTATCTGGAGAACACCATCGCCTCGATGAAAGCGGCTTATGAGGCCGGCGCCGACATGGTGGAATTCGACATCCATCCGACGACCGACGGGCAATTCGCCGTTTTCCATGACTGGACTCTCGACTGCCGCACCAATGGCACGGGGGTCACGCGCGAGCACAGCATGGCCGAACTCAAGGCGCTCGATATCGGCTATGGCTACACCGCCGACGGCGGCAAGACCTTTCCCCTCCGCGGCAAAGGAGTTGGCCTCATGCCGACGCTCGAAGAGGTGCTATCGACCTTTTCCGACCGGCAATTGATGATCAATGTGAAGAGCAATGATCCAAAGGAAGGAGAGCTCCTCGCCGATGTGCTGATGAAGCTCTCGCCCGAGCGGCGCAAGGCCCTCATCGTCTATGGCGGCGACCGGCCGATCACCGCTCTGAAACAACGCCTTCCCGACATCGCGGTGTTCTCGAAAGAATCGCTGAAAGCCTGCCTCTATCCCTATATCGCCTATGGCTGGAGCGGCCTCATGCCCAGTGCCTGCAGCGACACGGCTTTGCTGGTGCCGATCAATATCGCGCCCTGGCTGTGGGGCTGGCCCAATCGGTTCCTCGGCCGGATGGAAGATGCCGGCACGCGCGTTTTCGCTCTCGGTCCGATGCGCAAGGGCGATGGCACGGCCGGCATCGATTCGCTCGAAGAGCTCGATCAGCTGCCCAAGGATTATACCGGCGGCATTTGGACCAATGAAATCGGCCTGATTGCCGACAAATTGCGGGCCGAGGGACGGCTCTGA
- a CDS encoding pyridoxamine 5'-phosphate oxidase family protein, which translates to MLTEEMKAIIATYPLGFVASVNRDGTPNLSPKGTFVMLNERQLVFGHIRSPGTIGNIAERPVIEINFIDVLARKAVRLRGRAVMFSRSAPEFAELFAALSGWKGYTEMMKAVVRVDIDTASLILSPAYDLGHTEAQLREQYRAKFTSL; encoded by the coding sequence ATGCTGACCGAAGAAATGAAAGCCATCATCGCGACCTACCCTTTGGGCTTCGTCGCCAGCGTCAATCGGGACGGCACACCCAATCTCTCGCCCAAAGGCACCTTCGTCATGCTCAATGAGCGGCAGCTGGTTTTCGGCCATATCCGCTCACCCGGCACCATCGGCAATATCGCCGAGCGCCCGGTGATCGAGATCAACTTCATCGACGTCCTGGCGCGCAAGGCGGTCCGCCTGCGCGGCCGCGCCGTGATGTTCTCGCGCAGCGCCCCCGAATTCGCCGAGCTCTTCGCCGCCTTGTCCGGCTGGAAAGGCTATACCGAAATGATGAAGGCGGTCGTGCGTGTCGATATCGACACAGCCAGCCTCATCCTTTCACCGGCCTATGATCTCGGCCACACGGAAGCCCAATTGCGCGAACAGTACAGAGCGAAGTTCACGTCGCTTTAG
- a CDS encoding PLP-dependent aminotransferase family protein, producing MKRATSRRERQTTFGEAALASISLDRADREPLHRQLAAELKRLILAQTIAPGARLPSSRIYAEELGVSRATVVAAIDELVAEGYAEGRHGSGVFVAPDLPDHVLRAAQQLAPVRETALPRPDDVRPFQPAAPELALFPHEIWAKLMLKTWRNPIRELLASPDPLGWAPLRLAIADHLRAFRGMRCAPEQVVITSGAGEALELLGQSILARGDKIIIEEPGYVLIRRTFTELGFRTAPIPVDADGLDIARGPKDARAAVVTPARHYPLGMTMPLSRRLALLDWARQHKTWIIEDDYDSEYRYHGKPLPALMGVDDSGVVISLGSFSKTMLPGLRIGYLVVPPTLINDMSAVMRERGARVSLFLQPVLADFMRLGHYAIHIRRMRRLYTKRQTALREAVQRYAQGVLATTPEPAGMHLICTLENGMDDREASRRAAAVGLLAPALSDYFAGKPFRHGLVLGYAGFDEAVIDASIRKLADALR from the coding sequence ATGAAAAGGGCCACATCAAGAAGAGAGCGGCAGACCACTTTTGGCGAAGCCGCTCTCGCGAGCATCAGTCTCGACCGTGCCGATCGCGAGCCGCTGCACCGGCAACTCGCCGCCGAGCTCAAACGCCTGATCCTGGCGCAGACCATCGCCCCCGGTGCCCGCCTGCCGTCGAGCCGTATCTATGCCGAGGAGCTCGGCGTGTCGCGCGCGACTGTGGTGGCGGCGATCGACGAGCTGGTCGCCGAGGGCTATGCCGAGGGCCGGCATGGCTCGGGTGTCTTCGTGGCGCCCGATCTCCCCGATCATGTGCTGCGGGCGGCGCAACAGCTGGCGCCGGTAAGGGAAACCGCGCTGCCGCGCCCTGACGATGTGCGCCCCTTCCAGCCGGCGGCGCCCGAACTCGCGCTCTTCCCGCATGAGATCTGGGCCAAGCTCATGCTCAAGACTTGGCGCAATCCGATCCGCGAGCTTCTGGCCTCGCCCGATCCTTTGGGCTGGGCGCCCTTGCGTCTGGCGATTGCGGATCATCTGCGCGCCTTTCGCGGCATGCGCTGCGCGCCCGAGCAGGTGGTGATCACCAGCGGCGCCGGCGAGGCGCTCGAGCTCCTCGGGCAGAGCATCCTCGCGCGCGGCGACAAGATCATCATCGAGGAGCCGGGCTATGTCCTGATCCGCCGCACCTTCACGGAACTCGGCTTCCGGACGGCGCCGATCCCCGTCGATGCGGATGGTCTCGACATCGCCAGGGGGCCGAAGGACGCGCGTGCCGCGGTAGTAACGCCGGCGCGCCATTATCCGCTCGGCATGACCATGCCGCTCTCCCGCCGCCTGGCGCTTCTCGACTGGGCCAGGCAACACAAGACATGGATTATCGAGGATGATTACGACAGCGAATACCGCTATCACGGCAAGCCGCTGCCGGCCCTGATGGGCGTCGATGATTCAGGCGTCGTGATCTCGTTGGGCTCCTTCTCCAAGACCATGCTGCCCGGCCTGCGCATCGGTTATCTCGTGGTGCCGCCAACTCTCATCAACGACATGTCGGCGGTGATGCGCGAGCGCGGCGCCCGCGTGTCGCTTTTCCTGCAACCGGTGCTCGCCGATTTCATGCGCCTCGGCCACTACGCCATTCATATCAGGCGCATGCGCCGCCTCTACACGAAACGGCAGACGGCGTTGCGCGAGGCGGTACAGCGTTATGCGCAAGGCGTGCTCGCCACAACACCCGAGCCCGCCGGCATGCATCTCATCTGCACACTCGAGAACGGCATGGACGACCGCGAGGCATCGAGACGTGCCGCCGCGGTAGGGCTCCTGGCGCCCGCGCTCTCCGATTATTTCGCCGGCAAGCCCTTCCGGCACGGATTGGTTCTCGGCTATGCGGGGTTCGACGAGGCGGTGATCGACGCCTCGATCAGGAAGCTCGCCGACGCACTGCGCTGA
- a CDS encoding amidohydrolase, whose translation MTSPETRTAFAFVDEQQRDWSGWNHHIWSLAETAWREYRSAEWYVAKLKAEGFSVEAGSGGMPTAFSATWSNGKGPTVMAYAEYDAVPGNCQIADTYRAPRKGLSRFAGGHTDPHSALGMGAFVGALAAKAAMKKHGVTGTIRFMGEPAEKVRGSKPIHAAKGYYDGLDALISFHPFYMLPYCNTCRWDTHCGPYYAAIYEFLCERPETWLADAVKGPIPAAHTSARAPGANDAVVAMYTLSKMMRDHMLPHTGTWALNETILASGQATADNLAAQMAQILFAARTPDRAMLENIFAVLDRNAESAALATHCTVRKHWVSKSRPGLANHAMAEITYRNMELAGAPHFGEDAIETAQAIQRELKLEPMARPFIAEIEQLIPPEEAERKIRQTIPTWQTHYTSDDYTDMTWHAPAVRFYVGRATLKAPPGFAYPDWVMNALGGIPATIDPTVKVAAKTIAGTILELMMDKAALERAKAEHADRLAQAGDVKPWCDYAPPVDFPWPEYVETPRGREWWIPATEEDRRLERTSRG comes from the coding sequence TTGACCTCCCCCGAAACCCGCACCGCTTTTGCCTTTGTCGACGAGCAGCAGCGTGACTGGTCGGGCTGGAACCATCATATCTGGTCGCTCGCCGAGACGGCGTGGCGCGAATACCGCTCGGCCGAATGGTATGTGGCGAAGCTAAAGGCCGAGGGTTTTAGCGTCGAAGCGGGCTCGGGCGGCATGCCGACCGCTTTTTCCGCCACCTGGTCGAACGGCAAAGGGCCGACCGTCATGGCCTATGCCGAATATGACGCGGTGCCGGGCAACTGTCAGATCGCCGATACCTATCGCGCGCCGCGCAAGGGCCTGTCGCGTTTCGCCGGCGGCCATACTGATCCGCATTCCGCGCTGGGCATGGGGGCCTTCGTCGGCGCGCTCGCGGCCAAGGCGGCGATGAAGAAACATGGTGTCACCGGCACCATCCGCTTCATGGGCGAGCCCGCCGAGAAGGTGAGGGGATCGAAGCCCATCCACGCGGCCAAGGGCTATTATGACGGGCTCGATGCGCTCATTTCCTTCCATCCATTTTATATGCTGCCTTATTGCAACACTTGCCGGTGGGACACGCATTGCGGGCCATATTATGCGGCAATCTACGAGTTCCTGTGCGAAAGGCCGGAGACATGGCTCGCCGATGCCGTGAAGGGGCCGATCCCGGCGGCGCATACATCGGCCCGCGCCCCCGGCGCCAACGACGCCGTCGTCGCCATGTACACGCTCTCCAAGATGATGCGCGACCACATGCTGCCCCATACCGGCACCTGGGCGCTCAATGAGACGATCCTGGCGAGCGGCCAGGCGACGGCCGATAATCTCGCCGCCCAGATGGCGCAGATATTGTTCGCGGCACGCACCCCCGACCGCGCCATGCTGGAAAACATCTTCGCGGTGCTCGATCGGAATGCGGAGAGTGCCGCGCTCGCTACCCATTGCACGGTGCGCAAGCACTGGGTATCGAAGTCGCGCCCCGGCCTCGCCAATCACGCCATGGCCGAGATCACCTATCGCAACATGGAGCTGGCCGGCGCGCCGCATTTTGGCGAAGACGCGATCGAGACGGCGCAGGCGATCCAGAGGGAACTCAAGCTCGAGCCCATGGCGCGGCCTTTCATCGCCGAGATCGAGCAACTCATCCCGCCCGAGGAGGCTGAGCGCAAGATCCGCCAGACGATCCCCACCTGGCAGACGCACTACACCTCGGACGACTACACCGACATGACCTGGCATGCGCCGGCGGTGCGCTTCTATGTCGGCCGAGCGACGCTCAAGGCGCCGCCGGGTTTCGCCTATCCCGACTGGGTCATGAATGCGTTGGGCGGCATTCCCGCCACCATCGATCCGACGGTAAAGGTGGCGGCGAAAACCATTGCCGGCACAATCCTCGAATTGATGATGGACAAGGCGGCGCTCGAGCGCGCCAAGGCCGAGCATGCCGACCGTCTCGCCCAAGCGGGCGACGTCAAGCCGTGGTGCGACTATGCGCCGCCGGTCGATTTCCCCTGGCCCGAATATGTCGAAACGCCGCGGGGACGCGAATGGTGGATACCGGCGACGGAAGAAGACCGCAGGCTGGAGCGAACATCTCGCGGCTGA
- a CDS encoding copper chaperone PCu(A)C, translating to MRRLVLELAAAISLTVAAAVSFVTAAQANGMMVTGAFARASATPAAKAGAVYFTIRNDGDVADKLTAVQTDAAQMAMLHENVEENGVVSMRHLEAITIAPKETVALGPRKTHVMLTGLKAPLKKGERLTLTLTFEKAGTILVDVPVGGVAADGPE from the coding sequence ATGCGCAGACTAGTCTTAGAGCTTGCCGCCGCCATCAGCCTGACCGTCGCCGCCGCCGTCTCCTTCGTGACGGCCGCGCAGGCGAACGGCATGATGGTAACGGGCGCCTTTGCGCGGGCGTCCGCTACGCCGGCCGCCAAGGCCGGAGCGGTCTACTTCACCATCCGCAATGACGGCGATGTCGCGGACAAGCTCACCGCGGTTCAGACCGACGCTGCGCAGATGGCGATGCTGCATGAGAATGTGGAAGAGAATGGTGTGGTGAGCATGCGCCATCTGGAAGCGATCACCATCGCGCCCAAGGAAACCGTCGCGCTCGGCCCCAGGAAGACGCATGTGATGCTAACGGGCCTGAAAGCCCCGCTGAAGAAGGGAGAGCGCCTCACCCTGACGCTCACCTTCGAGAAAGCCGGCACGATCCTTGTAGACGTTCCCGTGGGTGGTGTGGCCGCCGACGGACCGGAATAA
- the fmt gene encoding methionyl-tRNA formyltransferase, translated as MGTPDFAVPTLAALLEAGHEIVAVYSQPPRPAGRGMTDRLTPVHHFALTHDLEVHTPSSLKSEDEQKRFRAHEPDAAIVVAYGLLLPKPILEAPRLGCFNVHASLLPRWRGAAPIQRAIMAGDAETGVTIMRMAEGLDTGPMCLAGRGPITVSATAGSLHDSLMHMGASLMVKTLEELEAGRLDCRPQPDEGVTYAKKIDKAESEIDFSKPASQVRNHIHGLSPFPGAWFLLDQEGRTFRIKVHLCEVVDGNGLPGEVIDDKLTIACGEGAIRLVSLQREGKSAMGIQEFLRGLSVPKGAMVG; from the coding sequence ATGGGCACGCCGGATTTCGCGGTGCCCACGCTCGCCGCCCTCCTCGAAGCCGGCCACGAAATCGTCGCGGTCTATTCGCAGCCGCCCCGCCCGGCCGGCCGCGGCATGACGGACCGCCTGACGCCGGTGCATCATTTCGCCCTCACACACGACCTCGAGGTTCATACCCCCTCAAGCCTGAAAAGCGAGGACGAGCAGAAGCGATTCCGCGCCCACGAGCCCGATGCGGCGATCGTCGTCGCCTACGGTCTGCTGCTGCCCAAGCCCATCCTGGAGGCGCCGCGCCTCGGTTGCTTCAACGTCCATGCCTCGCTCCTGCCGCGCTGGCGCGGCGCGGCACCCATCCAGCGCGCCATCATGGCGGGCGACGCGGAGACGGGCGTCACCATCATGCGCATGGCTGAAGGGCTCGACACCGGGCCCATGTGTCTCGCCGGCCGCGGCCCCATCACAGTCAGCGCGACTGCCGGCAGTCTGCATGACAGCCTCATGCATATGGGAGCCAGCCTGATGGTAAAGACGCTCGAAGAGCTCGAAGCCGGCAGGCTCGACTGCCGGCCGCAGCCTGACGAAGGCGTCACATACGCGAAGAAGATCGACAAGGCGGAAAGCGAGATCGATTTCTCAAAACCGGCCAGCCAGGTGCGCAACCACATCCACGGCCTGTCGCCCTTTCCCGGCGCCTGGTTCCTGCTCGATCAGGAAGGTCGGACCTTCCGCATCAAAGTGCATCTGTGCGAAGTAGTGGACGGTAACGGTCTACCCGGCGAGGTGATCGACGACAAGCTCACCATCGCCTGTGGCGAAGGCGCGATACGTCTTGTGAGTCTTCAGCGCGAAGGCAAGAGCGCCATGGGAATCCAGGAATTCCTGCGTGGCCTTTCGGTGCCCAAGGGCGCGATGGTCGGGTAG
- the def gene encoding peptide deformylase, translated as MAKRDLIILPDPLLRTVSKPVKTVDTATRKLMDDMLETMYEAPGIGLAAVQIGVPQRVVVIDVSKEGEERQPLFLVNPEISWSSDEESDYEEGCLSIPEFYDMVTRPKEVTVRYLDRQGEAREMQCGGVLATCVQHEVDHLNGVLFIDYISKLKRDRVVRKFAKAQKLARSGA; from the coding sequence ATGGCCAAGCGCGACCTTATCATTCTGCCCGATCCCCTGCTCCGGACCGTCTCGAAGCCGGTAAAGACCGTCGATACGGCGACGCGTAAGCTCATGGATGACATGCTGGAGACCATGTATGAGGCGCCCGGCATCGGCCTTGCGGCAGTCCAGATCGGCGTGCCCCAGCGCGTGGTGGTGATCGACGTCTCGAAGGAAGGCGAGGAGAGGCAGCCGCTGTTCCTGGTCAATCCCGAGATCAGCTGGTCGAGCGACGAAGAGTCGGACTATGAGGAAGGCTGCCTGTCCATCCCGGAGTTCTACGACATGGTGACGCGGCCCAAGGAGGTCACGGTGCGCTATCTCGACCGCCAGGGCGAGGCCAGGGAAATGCAGTGCGGCGGCGTGCTCGCCACCTGCGTGCAGCATGAGGTCGATCATCTGAACGGCGTTCTGTTCATAGACTACATCTCCAAGCTGAAGCGCGACCGGGTGGTAAGGAAGTTCGCCAAGGCGCAGAAGCTTGCGCGCAGCGGAGCCTGA
- a CDS encoding DNA polymerase III subunit gamma/tau: MTEEASGASAHGYRVLARKYRPRTFADLIGQEAVVRTLSNAFATGRIAQAYMLTGVRGVGKTTTARLIARALNYPGGPSVDMPEVTPDCEAILESRHIDVIEMDAASNTGVDDVREIIEGVRYAPIQARYKVYIIDEVHMLSKNAFNALLKTLEEPPPHVKFIFATTEIRKVPVTILSRCQRFDLRRMDAEVLMQLFGKVAKAEAVTIEDDALRMIARAAEGSARDGLSLLDQAIAYGSETVKAAEVGAMLGLIDRTRVIELFDAVMAGDAATAIKEIETQHQAGGDPHTILSDLADYVHWVTRLKVAPKAAGDVSRSETERQRGQEHAAKISMPHLTRAWQMLLKGLKEIELHSDQLMAAEMVLIRLAYAASLPTGEDLVKLAREGSPAPREQRSSPRQEREDGPPPVENGQLAVASDPANERPQERSVETRPFAHLSDIAAYVGEKRDIRLKNQIENLMRHIRVSPGQIEVALEASAPPGLVNELGRKLNEWTGQRWMVLVARDGGEKPLAEQRRDKKDTIYRETREHPDVQAILQRFPGAEIVDVRDFDSAATPVDDMQTEKDLDDR, from the coding sequence GTGACCGAAGAAGCAAGCGGCGCGAGCGCCCACGGTTATCGCGTTCTCGCCCGTAAATACCGACCGCGGACCTTCGCCGATCTGATCGGCCAGGAGGCGGTCGTGCGCACTCTCTCCAACGCCTTCGCCACCGGCCGTATCGCCCAGGCCTATATGCTGACCGGCGTGCGCGGCGTCGGCAAGACGACCACGGCGCGCCTCATCGCCCGTGCCCTCAACTATCCCGGCGGCCCTTCGGTCGACATGCCGGAGGTGACGCCCGATTGCGAGGCGATTCTCGAATCGCGCCATATCGACGTGATCGAGATGGACGCCGCCTCCAATACCGGTGTTGACGACGTGCGCGAGATCATCGAGGGCGTGCGCTATGCCCCGATCCAGGCGCGTTACAAGGTCTATATCATCGACGAAGTCCACATGCTGTCGAAGAACGCCTTCAACGCGTTGCTGAAGACGCTGGAGGAACCGCCGCCGCATGTGAAGTTCATCTTCGCCACGACCGAGATCCGCAAAGTCCCGGTCACCATCCTGTCGCGCTGCCAGCGCTTCGATTTGCGCCGCATGGATGCCGAGGTGCTGATGCAGCTCTTCGGCAAGGTGGCCAAGGCGGAAGCCGTGACCATCGAGGACGATGCCCTGCGCATGATCGCGCGCGCCGCCGAGGGCTCGGCGCGCGATGGCCTGTCGCTGCTCGACCAGGCCATCGCCTATGGCAGCGAGACCGTAAAGGCGGCCGAAGTCGGTGCCATGCTGGGCCTCATCGACCGCACCCGCGTCATCGAGCTGTTCGACGCCGTCATGGCCGGTGATGCGGCCACCGCGATCAAGGAGATCGAGACACAGCACCAGGCGGGTGGGGACCCCCACACGATATTGAGCGACCTCGCCGACTATGTGCACTGGGTGACGCGCCTGAAAGTCGCACCGAAGGCGGCAGGTGATGTCTCGCGCAGCGAGACCGAGCGCCAGCGCGGCCAGGAGCATGCGGCCAAGATTTCCATGCCGCATCTGACGCGCGCCTGGCAGATGCTCCTCAAGGGCCTGAAAGAGATCGAGCTTCACTCCGACCAGCTGATGGCGGCGGAGATGGTGTTGATCCGGCTGGCCTATGCCGCGAGCCTGCCCACCGGCGAGGACCTGGTGAAACTCGCGCGCGAAGGATCGCCTGCACCGCGCGAGCAGCGCTCAAGCCCGCGCCAGGAGCGCGAGGATGGGCCGCCGCCGGTCGAGAACGGCCAACTTGCGGTCGCCTCCGACCCCGCCAATGAGCGCCCGCAGGAGCGTAGTGTCGAGACGAGGCCCTTCGCGCATCTAAGCGATATCGCGGCCTATGTCGGCGAGAAGCGCGACATCAGGCTCAAGAACCAGATCGAGAATCTCATGCGGCATATCCGCGTGAGCCCGGGCCAGATCGAGGTGGCGCTCGAAGCTTCGGCGCCGCCTGGGCTCGTCAATGAGCTTGGCCGCAAGCTCAACGAATGGACGGGGCAGCGCTGGATGGTGCTGGTGGCGCGCGACGGCGGAGAGAAGCCGCTCGCAGAGCAGCGCCGGGACAAGAAGGACACGATCTATCGCGAAACGCGCGAGCATCCCGATGTCCAGGCGATCCTCCAGCGATTCCCCGGCGCCGAAATCGTCGATGTGCGCGACTTCGACAGCGCCGCGACCCCGGTGGACGACATGCAAACGGAAAAGGACTTGGACGACCGATGA
- a CDS encoding YbaB/EbfC family nucleoid-associated protein encodes MKNLSAMMKQVQEMQSRMQDMQTKLGQLAVTGQSGGGLVKVTLNGKGVLTGADIDPSLLKPEEKEILEDLIVAAHADAKNRVEQMVAEEMKSITGGLPLPPGFQLPF; translated from the coding sequence ATGAAGAACCTCAGCGCCATGATGAAGCAGGTGCAGGAGATGCAGAGCCGCATGCAGGATATGCAGACCAAGCTCGGTCAGCTGGCGGTGACCGGCCAGTCGGGCGGTGGCCTGGTCAAAGTGACGCTCAACGGCAAGGGCGTGCTTACCGGCGCCGACATCGATCCGAGCCTGCTCAAGCCCGAAGAAAAGGAAATCCTCGAGGATCTGATCGTAGCCGCGCATGCCGACGCCAAGAACAGGGTCGAGCAGATGGTCGCAGAGGAGATGAAGTCGATCACCGGCGGCCTGCCGCTGCCGCCCGGTTTCCAGCTTCCCTTCTGA
- the recR gene encoding recombination mediator RecR produces MRRTTGPEIERLIQVLAKLPGLGPRSARRAALHLIKNREKLLVPLTTAMEEARDKVTVCSDCGNVDTSDPCTLCRDPRRDRSVICVVEEVGDLWALERAGAWSGLYHVLGGTLSAVEGIRPEDLSIARLVERAGLEGVKEVVLAVNATVEGQTTAHYIIDRLKDLNIATSRLAHGVPVGGELDYLDEGTLTQAMRARRPF; encoded by the coding sequence ATGCGGCGCACCACCGGCCCCGAGATCGAACGCCTTATCCAGGTCCTGGCCAAGTTGCCGGGGCTGGGACCGCGCTCGGCCCGGCGCGCCGCTTTGCATCTGATCAAGAACCGCGAGAAGCTCCTGGTGCCGCTGACCACGGCGATGGAAGAGGCGCGCGACAAAGTGACGGTCTGTTCCGACTGCGGCAATGTCGACACCAGCGATCCCTGCACATTGTGCCGCGATCCGCGCCGCGACCGCAGCGTGATCTGCGTCGTCGAGGAAGTGGGAGACCTATGGGCGCTCGAACGTGCCGGCGCCTGGAGCGGTCTCTATCATGTTCTGGGCGGCACCTTGTCCGCGGTCGAAGGCATTCGTCCTGAAGACCTCTCCATCGCCCGCCTTGTCGAGCGGGCGGGTCTTGAGGGTGTCAAGGAAGTGGTGCTCGCGGTCAATGCCACCGTCGAGGGCCAGACGACGGCGCATTACATCATCGACCGGCTGAAGGATCTGAACATCGCCACATCCAGGCTCGCCCATGGCGTGCCGGTCGGCGGCGAGCTCGATTATCTCGACGAAGGCACGCTGACCCAGGCGATGCGGGCCAGACGGCCGTTCTAA